In Pseudanabaena yagii GIHE-NHR1, the following proteins share a genomic window:
- a CDS encoding GUN4 domain-containing protein — translation MARNYAVIVGINDYDEISPLKYAKSDAERMRDFFMQDLGVSPDDLYFFTDDSPRNVQGRKTQPTYGTLKSFLGDRFENSFLSAGDTLWFYFSGHGMPCEGRDYLLPSDGNPRTMPALGIAISDVTERLRRSGADNVVMLIDACRSDGAKNAGMGIGEEKQQGVITFFSCSPSQVSYEIDEIGQGAFTNVLLEALRIQGEGNCATVERFANYLKARVPLLTKRYKNYVQSPYVKIEPETKLHYILLPKFANLSDIALLRENALEAENEGDYDLAFQLWLRVNVAAGGTDIKAIKAFQRLANKQSASSPQPRDAVSSSGSKTPSSPQVSPPAVPKEFQREVIGRKTPPVSPVPEVKKNSVELVSAKGIDYRELEKLLKAKEWRKADELTAKHMLKVANRESQGYLDEASINAFPCEDLRTIDQLWVHYSSSKFGFSIQKKLWLECGGEIGKYDYEVWKKFAAKVGWYHPQKDDWRTYTEFMNDTKNAQNALPSSLPTLVRKNVYSGEFVVWGWEWGACVFSSLTSRLVKCNP, via the coding sequence ATGGCGAGAAATTATGCGGTAATTGTTGGAATTAATGACTACGATGAGATTTCGCCTCTGAAGTATGCCAAAAGCGATGCTGAGAGGATGCGTGATTTTTTCATGCAGGATTTGGGCGTTAGTCCTGATGACCTGTACTTTTTTACTGATGATTCGCCGCGCAATGTTCAGGGGCGCAAGACTCAGCCGACCTATGGCACGCTTAAGTCTTTTTTAGGCGATCGCTTTGAAAACTCATTTCTATCCGCAGGGGATACGCTGTGGTTTTACTTTAGTGGTCATGGGATGCCCTGTGAGGGTCGGGATTATCTGTTGCCTAGTGATGGTAATCCGCGAACAATGCCTGCTTTGGGGATTGCGATTAGCGATGTGACGGAACGCTTGCGGCGGAGTGGGGCGGATAATGTGGTGATGTTGATTGATGCTTGTCGCAGTGATGGCGCGAAGAATGCGGGTATGGGCATCGGTGAGGAGAAGCAACAGGGTGTAATTACGTTCTTTTCTTGCAGTCCGTCGCAGGTTTCCTATGAGATTGATGAGATTGGGCAAGGGGCTTTTACGAATGTGTTGTTGGAGGCATTGAGGATTCAGGGTGAGGGGAATTGTGCGACGGTGGAGAGGTTTGCTAATTATTTGAAGGCGCGTGTGCCGCTGTTGACAAAAAGGTATAAGAATTATGTGCAGTCTCCCTATGTCAAGATTGAGCCTGAAACGAAGTTGCATTACATCCTATTGCCGAAGTTTGCGAATCTCTCGGATATTGCTTTGCTTAGAGAAAATGCACTTGAGGCTGAAAATGAGGGAGATTATGATTTAGCTTTTCAGTTATGGTTGCGGGTAAATGTTGCGGCAGGTGGGACGGATATTAAGGCTATTAAAGCTTTTCAGCGTTTGGCGAATAAGCAATCTGCTTCAAGTCCTCAGCCAAGGGACGCAGTTAGTTCTAGTGGTAGTAAAACTCCTTCATCACCGCAAGTTTCACCCCCTGCGGTTCCTAAAGAATTTCAGAGAGAAGTTATTGGCAGAAAAACTCCGCCAGTGTCACCAGTGCCAGAGGTCAAGAAAAATTCTGTGGAATTGGTGAGTGCGAAGGGGATTGACTATCGCGAGTTAGAGAAATTGCTGAAGGCAAAGGAATGGCGCAAAGCGGATGAACTGACGGCGAAACATATGCTGAAGGTGGCGAATCGAGAAAGTCAAGGTTATCTTGATGAGGCTTCAATTAATGCTTTTCCTTGCGAAGATTTGCGGACGATTGACCAATTGTGGGTGCATTACAGCAGTAGCAAATTTGGTTTTAGCATTCAGAAAAAACTCTGGCTGGAGTGCGGAGGCGAGATTGGGAAATATGACTATGAGGTATGGAAAAAATTTGCAGCAAAAGTTGGTTGGTATCATCCACAAAAAGATGACTGGAGGACGTATACTGAATTTATGAATGACACTAAGAATGCCCAAAACGCTCTCCCATCAAGCCTCCCGACGCTTGTGAGGAAAAATGTATATAGTGGTGAGTTTGTTGTTTGGGGGTGGGAGTGGGGTGCATGCGTGTTCTCTTCTCTCACATCGAGACTTGTGAAGTGTAACCCATAA
- a CDS encoding REP-associated tyrosine transposase, with product MSYNPEIHHRRSIRLQGYDYTNAGIYFVTICCYQRQHLFGEIDNGEMKINAIGQIVSNLWQKIPQHFPNVELDGFILMPDHLHGIIIISESKEKSSLANIIQNFKSISSRKINRINKSYGISIWQRNYYERIVRTEQELKNLREYIENNPANWTDRDTE from the coding sequence ATGTCTTACAACCCCGAAATTCATCATCGGCGTTCTATCCGTTTACAAGGATATGACTATACAAACGCAGGAATCTATTTTGTAACCATCTGTTGCTATCAAAGACAGCATTTATTTGGAGAGATAGATAATGGAGAGATGAAAATAAATGCGATCGGTCAAATTGTCTCTAACCTGTGGCAAAAAATTCCTCAGCACTTTCCGAATGTAGAACTTGATGGATTTATTCTGATGCCCGATCATCTACATGGAATTATCATAATTTCCGAATCAAAGGAAAAATCCTCCTTAGCCAACATCATTCAAAACTTTAAATCTATTTCTTCTCGCAAAATCAACCGTATTAACAAAAGCTACGGCATATCAATTTGGCAACGCAACTATTACGAAAGGATTGTAAGGACTGAGCAGGAATTAAAAAACCTGCGTGAATACATTGAAAACAACCCAGCTAATTGGACAGATCGCGATACCGAATAA
- a CDS encoding M16 family metallopeptidase, producing MSLAVSQRISDRLVLSNGIVVLVTENPTADIIAARCFFAGGERVETPAKSGLTHLASSLLTRGTERYSSLEIAEQVESIGASLGTEASSDYFVLSLKTITSDFHDMLLLGSEILRSPSFPSSELDLERRLTIQSIRSQQERPFTIAYDRLQHLMYGDHPYGFSSLGTEASVSAITREDLVDFHHQHLCPDQMVVSIAGKISSAQAIALVEEAFGDWQSPQSTVITTPNPNFQPLLVTHQQDTQQAIVMIGYPAPSVHSPDYAAIKIISTYLGNGLSSRLFVELREKRGLAYEVSAFYPTRLETSQFVAYMGTASHNTGTALAGLRHECERLAHTPLTTEELSTCKSKLLGQYALGKQTNSQIAQVYGWYEVMGLGLEFDRKFVEAIEAVTEADVQNVAQKYFTTPAISVVGSEDALKQIQ from the coding sequence TTGTCACTAGCAGTCTCACAACGAATTAGCGATCGCTTGGTGCTATCTAATGGCATTGTCGTCTTAGTCACCGAAAATCCGACTGCCGACATTATTGCAGCGCGTTGCTTTTTTGCAGGTGGTGAGCGTGTGGAAACTCCAGCAAAATCTGGACTTACCCATTTAGCATCCTCACTACTGACACGCGGGACAGAGCGCTATTCTTCCTTAGAAATTGCGGAGCAAGTCGAATCTATCGGGGCTTCGTTAGGTACTGAGGCTTCCAGCGATTATTTTGTACTGTCATTGAAAACCATTACTTCAGATTTTCATGACATGTTGCTCTTAGGCTCGGAAATTTTGCGATCGCCAAGTTTTCCCAGCAGTGAACTTGATCTTGAAAGGCGCTTGACGATTCAATCAATCCGATCGCAGCAGGAGCGCCCCTTTACAATTGCCTACGATCGCTTGCAACATTTGATGTATGGCGATCATCCCTATGGGTTTTCAAGTTTAGGTACTGAGGCGAGTGTCAGTGCCATTACCCGTGAAGATTTAGTTGACTTTCACCACCAGCATCTGTGCCCCGATCAAATGGTAGTGAGTATTGCTGGTAAGATTTCCTCTGCACAGGCGATCGCCCTTGTCGAAGAAGCCTTTGGTGACTGGCAATCCCCCCAATCCACTGTAATTACTACCCCTAACCCCAATTTTCAGCCCCTATTAGTCACCCATCAACAGGACACCCAACAGGCGATCGTAATGATCGGCTATCCCGCACCATCGGTACATTCCCCCGACTATGCCGCTATCAAAATTATTTCCACCTATTTAGGTAATGGTTTATCGAGTCGTCTCTTTGTGGAATTGCGCGAAAAGCGTGGACTTGCCTACGAAGTTTCCGCATTTTATCCCACCCGTTTAGAAACCTCGCAATTTGTCGCCTATATGGGAACTGCCTCTCACAATACAGGTACAGCTCTAGCAGGTTTGCGCCATGAATGCGAACGCTTAGCCCATACTCCGCTTACTACTGAAGAACTAAGCACTTGCAAGAGTAAGTTACTCGGACAATATGCTCTCGGCAAGCAAACTAATAGCCAAATTGCTCAAGTATACGGCTGGTACGAGGTGATGGGCTTAGGCTTAGAATTCGATCGCAAATTTGTCGAAGCGATCGAGGCAGTAACCGAGGCTGATGTCCAAAATGTGGCGCAAAAATATTTTACGACTCCCGCAATTTCTGTGGTTGGCTCTGAAGATGCTTTAAAACAGATTCAGTAA
- a CDS encoding M16 family metallopeptidase, translated as MPITCDRLAAKVSSQATFLRLGNGVTLVHQEMPASAVVSVDVWVKAGATSDPASCLGMAHFLEHMIFKGTEAIAAGEFDLVIESEGGTSNAATSLDYAHYNFTVAANRLAIALPYLSQMLLEAKIDEQELEQERLVVLEELRQAMDDPDWITYQHLMETAYGDHVYSRSVLGSEAVVSGITANQMREYHQTYYRPENMTVAISGAVTREEVIKIVDSAFTQNTFSRNIPKNILRNISNDANPVQNLPTPTMRRDTISLPMVQHSRLNMAWMGASVANLEDAIQLELVTMILTEGRSARLVRELLEESDLVQDIAGSFALQQEAALFTISAYLDAENLELVEHKIIQQVQDLQNHPISEAELNKAKRSLCNQFVFALESPSQLANFLGYHSLLGCEELCRDWSNAYCDIIRKVQPSDLQNLVKKYLSLENYIVTCAVPA; from the coding sequence GTGCCAATTACCTGCGATCGCCTAGCAGCAAAAGTATCGTCTCAAGCGACTTTTCTAAGATTGGGAAATGGAGTTACCCTCGTGCATCAGGAGATGCCAGCATCCGCAGTTGTGAGCGTTGATGTGTGGGTAAAGGCAGGGGCAACAAGTGATCCCGCAAGCTGTCTAGGGATGGCACATTTCCTAGAGCATATGATTTTTAAGGGGACTGAGGCGATCGCGGCGGGCGAATTTGATCTAGTAATTGAGTCTGAAGGTGGTACTTCTAACGCAGCGACAAGTCTCGACTATGCCCATTACAACTTCACGGTGGCAGCTAATCGTTTAGCGATCGCCTTGCCCTATCTCTCGCAAATGTTGCTAGAGGCAAAGATCGATGAGCAGGAGTTGGAGCAAGAGCGTTTAGTTGTACTTGAGGAATTGCGCCAAGCAATGGATGATCCCGACTGGATTACCTATCAGCACCTCATGGAAACTGCCTATGGTGATCACGTTTATAGCCGTTCGGTCTTGGGATCTGAAGCAGTAGTTTCTGGGATCACGGCTAATCAAATGCGGGAATATCATCAGACCTACTATCGTCCTGAAAATATGACTGTGGCGATCTCGGGAGCCGTAACTCGTGAGGAAGTAATCAAAATTGTAGACTCAGCTTTTACTCAGAATACTTTTTCGCGCAATATTCCTAAAAATATTTTGAGAAACATCTCTAATGATGCTAATCCTGTTCAAAATTTGCCAACACCAACTATGCGCCGTGACACAATTAGCTTGCCGATGGTGCAGCATAGCCGCCTGAATATGGCATGGATGGGCGCAAGTGTTGCCAATTTAGAGGATGCCATTCAGCTTGAGTTGGTGACGATGATTTTGACCGAGGGGAGATCGGCGCGTTTAGTGCGGGAATTGCTTGAGGAGTCAGATTTGGTGCAGGACATTGCGGGTAGCTTTGCTCTACAACAAGAGGCGGCACTATTTACAATTTCGGCATATCTGGATGCGGAAAATTTGGAATTGGTGGAGCATAAAATTATCCAGCAGGTGCAAGATTTACAAAATCATCCGATCTCTGAGGCAGAACTTAATAAAGCCAAGCGATCGCTCTGCAATCAATTTGTCTTTGCGTTGGAGTCACCAAGTCAGTTAGCTAATTTTTTGGGATATCACAGCTTGTTAGGTTGCGAGGAGCTATGCAGGGATTGGTCAAATGCCTACTGTGACATCATTCGCAAGGTACAGCCATCGGATTTGCAAAATCTAGTCAAAAAATATCTCTCCCTCGAAAATTACATCGTTACCTGTGCCGTTCCTGCTTAA
- a CDS encoding NUDIX hydrolase, giving the protein MRLVAIAILQYQDKFLMQLRDDIPTIVHPGVWTMFGGHLEAGENPDLGICRELQEEIGYIPKQISFFRSYLGDQVQRYVFYGVLDVGLDQLELNEGWDMDFLSAAEIAGGSHYSQRALQERPLAPSHQQIMLDFLSSSESRINML; this is encoded by the coding sequence ATGCGTTTAGTGGCGATCGCCATATTGCAATACCAAGATAAATTCTTAATGCAATTACGCGATGACATTCCTACCATCGTCCACCCTGGGGTTTGGACAATGTTTGGTGGACATCTAGAAGCAGGGGAAAATCCAGATCTAGGAATTTGCCGTGAACTACAGGAGGAAATTGGGTATATTCCCAAGCAGATTAGCTTTTTCCGAAGCTATTTAGGAGATCAGGTGCAACGTTACGTTTTTTACGGTGTTTTGGATGTAGGACTAGATCAGCTTGAACTCAATGAAGGCTGGGATATGGACTTTCTGTCGGCAGCAGAGATTGCTGGTGGTTCGCATTATTCACAACGAGCTTTACAAGAGCGTCCCCTTGCCCCCAGTCATCAACAGATCATGCTAGATTTTCTATCATCTTCAGAGAGCCGTATTAATATGTTGTAA